In one Candidatus Pelagibacter sp. HTCC7211 genomic region, the following are encoded:
- a CDS encoding tellurite resistance TerB family protein: MFFKKNENKTESNFLVKICALLIHTAKIDENYTNSEEEIIKKTLLELGSDENELDKIIKEAKFIEENSNQILEFTREFKNLAEEDKIKIIEALWSIIYSNEDADIYETNLMRRLAGLLYIDSKTMGDIKNRIQNRKS, encoded by the coding sequence ATGTTTTTTAAAAAAAATGAAAATAAAACAGAAAGTAATTTTTTAGTAAAAATTTGTGCATTATTAATCCATACAGCTAAGATTGATGAAAATTATACAAATAGTGAGGAAGAAATAATAAAAAAAACTTTACTAGAACTAGGCTCTGATGAAAATGAATTGGATAAAATAATTAAAGAAGCAAAATTTATCGAAGAAAATTCAAATCAAATTTTAGAATTTACAAGAGAATTCAAAAACCTAGCTGAGGAAGATAAAATTAAAATAATAGAAGCATTATGGTCTATAATCTACTCAAATGAAGATGCTGATATATATGAGACAAATTTAATGCGACGCCTTGCTGGCCTCTTATATATTGACAGTAAAACTATGGGAGATATTAAGAATAGAATTCAAAATCGAAAATCTTAA
- a CDS encoding helicase-related protein — protein sequence MTKHKITAILGPTNTGKTHLAIETMLSFDTGMIGFPLRLLAREVYDKVIKKISIDKVALITGEEKIIPQNAKYFLCTVESMPIDKHLEFVGVDEIQMCADHERGHIFTDRLLNMRGEKLTMLMGSNTIKNIISKLDADVKFINRNRLSKLTYTGHKKISRINRKTAIIAFSAEEVYAIAELIRRQKGGAAIVMGSLSPKTRNAQVELYQSGDVDFLVATDAIGMGINMDLDHVFFSNLKKFDGKKLRKLNLSEIGQIAGRAGRYLNDGNFGITGDCKEITSEDVELLENHKFEEIRNLFWRNSNLNFNNPLSLIKSLEEKPHTDWLRKIHECEDEKALKYFLREKSLINLEFNKKSLSLLWECCQIPDFVKKTYGNHYEVIGNVFSFLNSEKGQISDEFMRLQLIKLDKLEGNVDSLSNRIANVRTWSYVSNKNNWIENQDYWIEKTKHLEDRLSDRLHEELTKTFIDKRASVLARGLKQDMEFKTEIFENNDVIIDDQFIGKIIGLKLELDFKKGALETDIKSLKKAARQSIGPELEKRIQIIIDTGLIELNDDFKIYWNNFPIAKLSVGNDYLNPNFELIIDDTIEQNPKQKLVDFIHKWIQTKINSVLKSLIDLKNLKEKNSSIKALAYQLYENNGVLKREQVSEYLKSLGQNERKILRDLGVKFGRYHVFLYQLIKPEAVSLRTLLWKNFHQKYYKLKPPTFGLNFLDDQESRNRNFMLLCGFEKFDNLFVRIDILERLFMQIINSNSKENKEIKMVPEMLNLLGCSKDNFKKLLKKMGYKIFDKEEETFFKYSPLKQFKKNPVKEVSSENPFKVLKNLNLG from the coding sequence ATGACTAAACACAAAATCACAGCTATTCTTGGGCCGACTAATACAGGCAAAACCCATCTAGCTATAGAGACTATGCTGTCTTTTGATACTGGTATGATTGGATTTCCATTAAGATTATTAGCTAGAGAAGTTTATGACAAAGTAATTAAAAAAATTAGTATTGATAAAGTAGCTTTGATCACTGGCGAAGAAAAAATAATCCCTCAAAATGCAAAATATTTCTTATGTACTGTTGAGTCTATGCCCATAGATAAACATTTAGAATTTGTTGGAGTGGATGAAATACAAATGTGTGCTGATCATGAAAGAGGTCATATTTTTACAGATAGACTTTTAAATATGAGAGGAGAAAAACTCACAATGCTCATGGGTTCTAATACCATTAAAAATATAATTTCTAAACTTGATGCAGATGTAAAGTTTATAAACAGAAACCGTTTATCAAAACTAACATATACAGGTCATAAAAAAATTTCTAGAATAAATAGAAAAACAGCAATAATAGCTTTTTCTGCAGAAGAAGTTTATGCCATAGCAGAACTTATAAGAAGACAAAAGGGTGGTGCTGCAATAGTAATGGGATCATTAAGCCCTAAAACAAGAAATGCCCAAGTAGAATTGTATCAGTCAGGCGATGTTGATTTTTTAGTGGCAACTGATGCTATAGGAATGGGAATTAATATGGATTTAGACCATGTTTTTTTTTCAAATCTCAAAAAATTTGATGGCAAAAAATTGAGAAAATTAAATCTCTCTGAAATTGGTCAAATTGCAGGTAGGGCTGGTAGATATCTTAATGATGGTAATTTTGGAATCACTGGTGATTGTAAAGAAATTACATCCGAAGATGTTGAGCTGTTAGAAAATCATAAATTTGAAGAAATTAGAAATCTTTTTTGGAGAAATTCAAATCTTAACTTTAATAATCCATTGAGTTTAATTAAATCTCTTGAGGAAAAACCTCATACAGATTGGTTAAGAAAAATACACGAATGTGAAGACGAAAAAGCCTTAAAATATTTTTTAAGAGAAAAAAGTTTAATTAATTTAGAATTTAATAAGAAATCGTTAAGCCTATTATGGGAATGTTGCCAAATACCCGATTTTGTTAAGAAAACTTATGGAAATCACTATGAAGTTATTGGCAATGTATTTTCATTTCTAAACAGTGAAAAAGGACAAATTAGTGATGAATTTATGAGATTACAGCTTATAAAACTTGATAAATTAGAAGGAAATGTAGATTCTTTATCAAATAGAATTGCAAATGTTAGAACTTGGTCTTATGTTTCTAATAAAAATAACTGGATTGAAAATCAAGACTATTGGATAGAAAAAACAAAACACTTAGAAGATAGACTTTCAGATAGACTTCATGAAGAACTTACAAAAACTTTCATTGATAAAAGAGCCAGTGTTCTTGCAAGAGGTTTAAAACAAGATATGGAATTTAAGACAGAAATTTTTGAAAATAACGATGTGATAATTGATGATCAATTCATAGGAAAAATAATAGGTCTTAAACTAGAGTTAGATTTTAAAAAAGGAGCGTTAGAAACTGACATTAAATCATTAAAAAAAGCAGCTAGACAATCTATTGGGCCTGAGCTTGAAAAAAGAATTCAAATAATTATTGATACAGGGCTTATTGAGTTGAATGATGATTTTAAAATTTATTGGAATAATTTTCCTATAGCAAAACTATCTGTTGGAAATGACTACTTAAATCCTAATTTTGAACTTATTATTGATGACACAATAGAACAAAACCCAAAACAAAAATTAGTTGACTTTATTCACAAGTGGATACAGACAAAAATTAACTCAGTACTAAAAAGTCTTATTGATTTAAAAAATCTTAAAGAAAAAAACTCCTCAATTAAAGCATTAGCTTATCAACTTTATGAAAATAACGGAGTGCTAAAACGAGAACAAGTTTCAGAATATTTAAAATCATTAGGTCAAAATGAAAGAAAAATTTTAAGGGATCTTGGTGTAAAATTTGGAAGATATCATGTTTTTTTATATCAATTAATTAAGCCTGAGGCAGTATCTCTCAGAACTTTATTGTGGAAAAATTTTCATCAAAAATATTATAAATTAAAACCTCCTACTTTTGGTCTTAATTTTTTAGATGATCAAGAGTCTAGAAATAGAAATTTTATGCTACTTTGTGGTTTTGAAAAATTTGATAATTTATTTGTTAGAATTGATATTTTGGAAAGACTTTTCATGCAAATAATTAATTCTAACTCAAAAGAAAATAAAGAGATAAAAATGGTACCTGAAATGTTAAATCTTCTGGGTTGTAGTAAAGACAATTTTAAAAAACTTTTAAAGAAAATGGGTTATAAAATTTTTGATAAAGAAGAAGAAACATTTTTCAAATACAGCCCTTTAAAACAGTTTAAAAAAAATCCAGTTAAAGAAGTTTCTAGTGAAAATCCTTTCAAAGTATTAAAAAATTTAAATCTTGGATAA